The proteins below come from a single Treponema phagedenis genomic window:
- the smpB gene encoding SsrA-binding protein SmpB, which translates to MKGQGRKIIAKNKKAFFNYTVEDSIECGLVLEGTEVKSVREGRISFPDSFAEIINLEVWLKNFSIAEYPFSSIFNHDPNRPKKLLLHKDEIKRLQRKTEEKGYTLIPLEFYLKNGIIKVQLGICKGKKLFDKRADIKERDIHRETQRELRERNR; encoded by the coding sequence ATGAAGGGGCAAGGAAGAAAAATAATTGCAAAAAATAAAAAAGCATTCTTTAATTATACCGTAGAAGATTCTATTGAGTGCGGGCTTGTTTTAGAAGGAACAGAAGTAAAATCCGTGCGTGAAGGAAGAATCTCTTTTCCCGATTCCTTTGCCGAAATTATTAACCTTGAAGTATGGCTTAAAAATTTTTCTATTGCCGAGTATCCGTTTTCATCGATTTTTAATCATGATCCTAACAGACCGAAAAAGTTGCTTTTACACAAAGATGAAATAAAACGGCTGCAAAGAAAAACTGAGGAAAAAGGCTATACCCTTATTCCTCTTGAATTTTATTTAAAAAACGGCATTATTAAAGTACAACTTGGTATCTGTAAAGGTAAAAAATTGTTTGATAAACGAGCGGATATAAAAGAACGTGATATCCATCGAGAAACTCAGCGAGAGCTTCGGGAGCGAAACAGATAA
- the lepB gene encoding signal peptidase I, protein MMATNWKKYSYTARKEARHNILIISFIIIAVFVLYILITSYLITAYKVQADTMQPTFQSGDFILSSPLSKLGTIKRGELVLVVPQSDFEQSAFKKILNEIIGFVTFQYYRPMDPARTLANRTEIRRIIGMPGDSIYMEDFILHIKPNGQEHFLTEFEVTESNYNVKIENLPEGWTKDLPFSGSMQEIKLAQNEYFVLCDNRIASTDSRFWGAIDGKKAIKGKILLRYWPFNRFGRP, encoded by the coding sequence ATGATGGCAACAAACTGGAAAAAATATTCATATACGGCACGAAAAGAAGCACGTCATAATATTTTAATTATTTCGTTCATTATTATAGCCGTTTTTGTTCTCTATATTCTTATTACCTCTTATCTTATTACCGCATACAAAGTTCAGGCGGATACCATGCAACCGACTTTTCAATCAGGTGATTTTATTCTTTCATCTCCGCTTTCAAAACTTGGCACTATAAAACGAGGTGAACTTGTGTTGGTTGTTCCTCAATCGGATTTTGAGCAAAGTGCTTTTAAAAAGATTTTGAATGAGATAATCGGGTTTGTAACCTTCCAGTATTACCGCCCTATGGACCCTGCACGCACTCTTGCTAATCGCACTGAAATACGGCGAATCATAGGAATGCCGGGAGACAGTATCTATATGGAAGATTTTATTTTACATATTAAACCGAATGGGCAAGAGCATTTTTTAACCGAATTTGAAGTTACCGAATCAAATTATAACGTAAAAATAGAAAATTTACCTGAAGGGTGGACAAAAGATCTGCCTTTCTCCGGCTCTATGCAAGAAATAAAATTAGCTCAAAATGAATATTTTGTCCTTTGTGATAACCGAATAGCATCAACCGATTCTCGATTTTGGGGCGCAATAGACGGGAAAAAAGCAATAAAAGGAAAGATATTGCTGCGCTATTGGCCTTTTAATCGATTCGGCAGACCTTAA
- a CDS encoding coproporphyrinogen-III oxidase family protein — translation MPALYIHIPFCIQRCTYCDFFSLAHFNAFIPYKPFPAFIARLLEDAELEKKRFSATGWDTVYIGGGTPSLLAPQDIAALGKHISESQQFPIKEFTIEANPEDITDAFLAACAEGGINRISVGIQSLEQQVLSAERRRGSPEKTQEALRKINNSFSIFPKGLSLSCDFIAGLQAQTQAMLLRDLQAVLAFNPKHISLYGLCTARPLSEEREEKIASMLYAGKAFLEKNGFFHYEISNFAKNAASESLHNKTYWKMENYAGIGPGASGTLINSDKPSGIRSCAKKNIKLWLSENNRSNVYDYEILGEKELIEEVLLMGLRLTEGIERQGFIKKFDNDITRYIPETLCIWEKRGDCIIDKKHIRLTETGINFLDIFLRQAFTELDKFFR, via the coding sequence ATGCCCGCTCTTTATATCCATATTCCTTTTTGTATTCAGCGCTGCACATACTGCGATTTTTTTTCTCTCGCACATTTTAATGCGTTTATCCCGTATAAGCCTTTTCCGGCATTTATTGCGCGGCTTTTAGAAGATGCGGAGTTGGAAAAAAAGCGTTTTTCCGCAACGGGCTGGGATACCGTATATATCGGAGGAGGGACACCTTCCCTACTTGCTCCGCAAGATATTGCCGCATTAGGAAAACACATAAGCGAATCCCAGCAATTTCCGATAAAAGAGTTCACAATTGAGGCAAATCCAGAAGATATTACCGATGCCTTTCTTGCCGCCTGCGCTGAAGGCGGTATAAATAGAATTTCCGTTGGAATACAAAGTTTGGAGCAGCAGGTGCTTTCAGCGGAACGCCGGCGCGGCAGCCCCGAAAAAACACAAGAAGCTCTCAGAAAAATTAATAATTCTTTTAGTATTTTCCCAAAAGGTTTAAGCCTTTCTTGCGACTTTATTGCAGGTTTACAAGCACAAACGCAAGCGATGCTTCTCCGAGATTTACAAGCAGTCTTGGCGTTTAATCCAAAGCATATTTCTCTTTACGGACTTTGCACCGCTCGCCCTCTATCTGAAGAAAGGGAAGAAAAAATAGCGTCCATGCTTTATGCAGGGAAAGCCTTCTTAGAAAAAAACGGGTTTTTTCACTATGAAATATCAAATTTTGCAAAAAATGCCGCAAGTGAAAGTCTTCACAATAAGACTTATTGGAAAATGGAAAATTATGCGGGTATCGGTCCGGGAGCATCGGGAACTTTAATTAATAGCGACAAACCTTCAGGGATCAGAAGTTGCGCAAAAAAAAACATTAAACTTTGGCTTTCAGAAAATAACCGCAGCAATGTATACGATTATGAAATACTGGGAGAAAAAGAATTAATTGAAGAAGTGCTCTTAATGGGATTGCGCCTTACCGAAGGAATTGAGCGGCAAGGCTTCATCAAAAAATTCGACAACGACATTACAAGATATATTCCGGAAACGCTGTGTATTTGGGAAAAACGCGGAGACTGTATTATCGATAAAAAACATATTCGACTTACCGAAACCGGCATAAATTTTTTGGATATATTTCTTAGACAAGCTTTCACAGAGCTTGATAAGTTTTTTAGATGA
- the rpsF gene encoding 30S ribosomal protein S6, whose product MRKYELMTVFPVEEEQFKQGIEALRSVLGSFDVQIESEEPFGDRDLAYEIKKKKKAKYVLFTIQAGPEKILAIDKQFKLNQNLLTYLFIRIDE is encoded by the coding sequence ATGAGAAAATATGAGTTAATGACTGTTTTTCCCGTTGAGGAAGAGCAGTTCAAGCAGGGAATCGAGGCTTTGCGCTCGGTTCTTGGAAGTTTTGATGTGCAAATTGAATCCGAAGAGCCCTTTGGCGATCGGGATCTTGCGTATGAAATTAAAAAGAAAAAAAAGGCAAAATATGTGCTTTTTACCATTCAGGCGGGCCCTGAAAAAATTTTAGCAATTGACAAGCAATTCAAATTAAATCAAAATCTTTTAACATATCTTTTTATTCGTATTGACGAGTAA
- a CDS encoding single-stranded DNA-binding protein, translating into MADINRVILVGRLTRDAELKYTQGGAAVCKFAVAINRRRKNGEEWVDEVSFFDIVLWGRQGEALNQYLVKGKQVGIEGELRQNRWEQDGQQRSKVEIIATNIQLLGSNPGTQSGGAQPQGGGAQQAPAQSAYQQRQQPPAQDYGVPDFDNSDFDNLPF; encoded by the coding sequence ATGGCAGATATAAACCGTGTAATTTTAGTCGGACGGCTTACCCGTGATGCGGAGCTTAAGTATACGCAAGGAGGGGCAGCTGTTTGTAAGTTTGCCGTAGCAATAAATCGCCGAAGAAAAAACGGTGAAGAATGGGTTGATGAAGTCAGTTTTTTTGATATTGTTCTTTGGGGCCGTCAAGGTGAAGCTCTTAATCAGTATTTGGTAAAAGGAAAGCAAGTCGGTATAGAAGGCGAATTGCGGCAAAACAGATGGGAGCAGGACGGACAACAACGCAGCAAGGTTGAAATTATCGCAACAAATATTCAATTACTGGGCAGCAACCCGGGCACACAATCAGGCGGAGCGCAACCGCAAGGGGGAGGGGCTCAACAAGCTCCCGCACAGTCGGCATATCAGCAGCGGCAACAGCCTCCCGCACAGGATTACGGCGTGCCCGATTTTGACAATTCGGATTTTGATAACTTACCGTTTTAG
- the rpsR gene encoding 30S ribosomal protein S18, with the protein MSDEIMNDVDVEANIQENMREEEQGAGGRKNKLFYRKKVCRFCSQKIKIDYKDPDALRRFITERGKILPRRITGTCAKHQRKLATEIKRARALALLPFVVNE; encoded by the coding sequence ATGTCAGACGAAATAATGAATGATGTAGATGTGGAAGCAAATATTCAGGAAAATATGCGCGAAGAAGAGCAGGGCGCCGGCGGAAGAAAAAACAAGCTTTTTTATCGAAAAAAAGTTTGCCGATTTTGCTCTCAAAAAATAAAAATCGACTATAAAGATCCAGATGCTTTACGCCGATTCATTACTGAGCGTGGAAAAATTCTTCCGCGTCGAATAACCGGAACTTGTGCAAAGCACCAGCGCAAGCTTGCAACCGAAATTAAGCGCGCACGAGCTTTGGCGCTGCTTCCCTTTGTTGTAAACGAATAG
- the rplI gene encoding 50S ribosomal protein L9 produces MKVILNQDVKHLGEEGDIKDVATGYFRNYLFPRNLAVPCNAVTLAHFESRKEEIEAKKALKRTDAASLKERLEALSITIVMPAGANGKLYGAVTNQTLSDELAKQGFDIERKRIEIPGLTFKSVGNYHATVKLYENTQANLSVTVEAHVEAESKTAQKTERNARKPRAEKKAEEQQETVSQDVVSDPVAEENAEN; encoded by the coding sequence ATGAAAGTAATTTTAAATCAGGATGTAAAACATCTCGGAGAAGAAGGTGATATAAAAGATGTGGCAACAGGGTACTTCCGTAATTATCTCTTTCCCAGAAATTTAGCGGTTCCCTGTAATGCGGTAACGCTTGCGCATTTTGAAAGCCGCAAGGAAGAAATCGAAGCTAAAAAGGCTTTAAAACGAACCGATGCGGCAAGCTTAAAAGAAAGACTGGAGGCGCTTTCCATTACCATTGTAATGCCCGCAGGTGCTAACGGAAAACTATACGGAGCGGTTACAAACCAAACTCTTTCCGATGAACTTGCAAAGCAGGGCTTTGACATTGAGCGAAAGCGTATTGAAATTCCGGGTTTAACGTTTAAGAGTGTTGGAAATTATCATGCAACGGTTAAATTGTATGAAAATACGCAGGCAAATCTTTCGGTAACGGTTGAAGCACACGTAGAAGCTGAAAGCAAAACCGCGCAAAAGACTGAGCGTAATGCACGAAAACCGAGAGCGGAAAAAAAGGCTGAAGAACAACAAGAGACTGTATCGCAGGATGTTGTTTCAGATCCTGTAGCTGAAGAAAACGCGGAAAACTAA
- the dnaB gene encoding replicative DNA helicase, whose translation MSDSLYRFSSNLKDKIPPHNIEAEQAVLGALLLDSNVLGTVIELLTTESFYSIHHQKIFQAIIDLSNQGQQIDILVLTDYLRTQNILDSVGGGAYIASLTDLVPTTANVEYYSKIVADAAIRRALLRVSHTISAKAYDETSGSGSIIESAQKEIYDLTNVSKTASFKLLKELIPELIAVIESRYHQQNEYTGIATGLTALDDLTGGFQDSELIIIGARPSMGKTALAMTMASNIAIKQKIPTAFFSLEMSDMLLMQRLLAAESGISATSLRKGLLQLSDFGRIQNAAGEMYDAPLYISDIPNMKMLDLRAAARRLCAQEGVKIIFVDYLGLIVSDNPLIPRYEQFAEISQSLKGLARELNIPIVALSQVGRPAEGSPPSLADIRGSGAIEQDADVVMFLHRERGEADTQLILAKQRNGPIGTITLEFQASYTRFICKEQTA comes from the coding sequence ATGTCGGATTCTTTGTATCGATTTTCATCAAACTTAAAAGATAAAATCCCTCCGCATAATATTGAAGCGGAACAAGCGGTCTTAGGGGCTCTTTTACTTGACAGCAATGTGCTTGGCACGGTTATTGAACTTCTTACCACAGAATCCTTTTACTCAATTCATCATCAAAAAATATTTCAGGCAATTATTGACTTATCCAACCAGGGGCAGCAAATCGATATTCTAGTTCTGACGGATTATTTACGAACTCAAAATATCCTCGATTCTGTCGGAGGTGGAGCATATATCGCTTCGTTAACGGACTTGGTACCGACTACCGCCAACGTCGAGTATTATTCCAAAATTGTAGCAGATGCAGCAATACGGCGGGCTTTACTGCGAGTTTCTCACACTATTTCCGCAAAAGCATATGATGAAACATCCGGCAGCGGCTCGATTATTGAATCGGCGCAAAAAGAAATCTATGACCTTACCAATGTGAGTAAAACCGCCTCGTTCAAACTCTTAAAAGAGCTTATTCCGGAACTTATCGCTGTAATTGAATCGCGGTACCACCAGCAGAATGAATACACCGGCATTGCAACCGGCTTAACTGCCCTTGACGATTTAACAGGCGGCTTTCAAGATTCCGAGTTGATTATTATCGGCGCCCGTCCGTCAATGGGTAAAACCGCCCTTGCAATGACAATGGCTTCAAATATTGCGATAAAACAAAAGATACCTACCGCGTTCTTTTCATTGGAAATGTCGGATATGCTTTTAATGCAGCGCTTACTTGCCGCAGAGTCGGGGATATCGGCGACAAGTCTCAGAAAGGGATTATTACAATTATCGGATTTCGGGCGTATTCAAAATGCGGCGGGAGAAATGTACGATGCTCCGTTATATATTTCGGATATTCCGAACATGAAAATGCTTGATCTTCGAGCAGCCGCTCGCCGGCTCTGTGCACAGGAAGGAGTAAAAATCATCTTTGTGGATTACCTCGGACTGATAGTTTCGGACAATCCCTTAATTCCCCGCTATGAGCAATTTGCTGAAATCTCGCAATCTTTAAAAGGACTTGCGCGAGAGTTGAATATTCCGATTGTTGCACTTTCACAGGTCGGACGCCCTGCGGAAGGCTCTCCGCCCAGCCTTGCCGACATACGCGGCTCGGGAGCGATTGAGCAAGATGCTGACGTAGTCATGTTCCTGCACCGCGAGCGCGGGGAAGCCGACACCCAGCTCATCCTTGCAAAACAGCGAAACGGCCCAATCGGAACAATCACCCTTGAGTTCCAGGCAAGCTACACCCGATTTATCTGTAAAGAGCAAACCGCATAA
- a CDS encoding leucine-rich repeat domain-containing protein, with the protein MTKTSIEADKGEKWATVKTKLPTLTFKDNYELDKWVLSGSNDAIADSYAFNGEEILYAVSKAKGTPPPAPGKITIAVKGDPNVTALTKTSIEADKGEKWATVKTKLPTLGFQENYELDKWVLSGSSDAIVDSYAFNGEEILYAVSKAKGTPPPPAPDKITIAVKGDPNVTALTKTSIEADKGEKWATVKTKLPTLTFKDNYELDKWVLSGSSDAIADSYAFNGGETIFAVAKRSQVTVTIAGNANVNLPANKTVMVDKGSTWSELKEKTEIKDVQFADYYELKAWHLTDANGKKLEEYTEPFIADTIVYAVAQSKFTTDGNGTITGYRGEPPVSLVFPKEIDGKLVTKIGKDAFSGRENIKKIDFTNCQNLKEIGENAFKGCIRIMEELVLPQQLKTIGKKAFYDCQNITNIDFTSCQNLTIIEMSAFSGCIKIGKDIPEPLVLPKQLKTIGEFAFSRCVMAMFKLPAGIETIGDGAFGYTTDDRTLCFKIFIPKGATAIERKLHDASYPTWKTGRIEYYTP; encoded by the coding sequence TTGACAAAGACGAGTATTGAGGCGGACAAGGGCGAGAAGTGGGCAACAGTAAAAACTAAACTGCCTACACTGACCTTTAAAGATAACTACGAGCTTGATAAGTGGGTGCTTTCAGGTTCAAATGACGCTATTGCAGATTCCTATGCGTTTAACGGCGAAGAAATTCTGTATGCGGTTTCAAAGGCAAAAGGAACACCGCCGCCTGCACCGGGTAAAATTACGATCGCGGTAAAAGGAGACCCCAATGTAACGGCATTGACAAAGACGAGTATTGAGGCGGATAAGGGCGAAAAGTGGGCAACAGTAAAAACTAAGCTACCTACTCTTGGCTTTCAAGAAAATTACGAGCTTGACAAATGGGTGCTTTCAGGTTCAAGTGACGCTATTGTAGATTCCTATGCGTTTAACGGCGAAGAAATTCTGTATGCGGTTTCAAAGGCAAAAGGAACACCCCCGCCGCCTGCACCGGATAAAATTACGATCGCGGTAAAAGGAGACCCCAATGTAACGGCATTGACAAAGACGAGTATTGAGGCGGACAAGGGCGAGAAGTGGGCAACAGTAAAAACTAAACTGCCTACACTGACCTTTAAAGATAACTACGAGCTTGATAAGTGGGTGCTTTCAGGTTCAAGTGACGCTATTGCAGATTCCTATGCGTTTAACGGCGGCGAAACTATTTTTGCCGTAGCAAAGCGCAGTCAAGTTACAGTAACTATTGCCGGTAATGCGAACGTGAACCTGCCGGCAAATAAAACTGTTATGGTTGATAAGGGCAGTACATGGTCGGAACTAAAAGAAAAAACGGAAATAAAGGATGTACAATTTGCCGACTACTACGAGCTTAAGGCATGGCACCTGACCGATGCAAACGGTAAAAAGCTTGAAGAGTATACCGAACCTTTTATTGCCGATACAATTGTATATGCGGTTGCGCAAAGTAAGTTTACAACAGACGGGAATGGTACCATTACAGGCTATAGGGGAGAACCGCCTGTTTCGCTTGTATTTCCCAAAGAAATAGACGGAAAACTGGTTACGAAAATCGGCAAAGATGCTTTTTCCGGTCGCGAAAATATAAAGAAGATTGATTTTACTAACTGTCAGAATTTAAAAGAGATCGGTGAAAACGCTTTTAAGGGTTGTATTAGAATAATGGAAGAGCTTGTTCTGCCACAACAGCTTAAAACCATCGGTAAAAAGGCTTTTTACGATTGCCAAAATATAACGAATATTGATTTTACTAGCTGCCAAAATTTAACAATCATTGAGATGAGCGCTTTTTCGGGTTGCATTAAGATAGGCAAGGACATACCGGAACCGCTTGTCCTGCCAAAACAACTTAAAACCATCGGCGAGTTTGCTTTTTCCCGCTGCGTGATGGCAATGTTTAAGCTGCCTGCAGGCATCGAAACTATAGGTGACGGGGCTTTCGGATATACAACTGATGATAGGACGTTGTGCTTCAAGATTTTTATTCCAAAAGGAGCTACAGCGATAGAAAGAAAGTTACATGATGCTTCATATCCGACTTGGAAGACTGGGAGGATTGAATATTATACTCCCTAG
- a CDS encoding lecithin retinol acyltransferase family protein yields MNELARKNTMPEKGDILMIDRGIYKHFGIYSGEQTVIHYADKSGDWECNGIDKDEY; encoded by the coding sequence ATGAACGAACTCGCACGGAAAAACACCATGCCCGAAAAGGGCGACATCTTAATGATTGACCGCGGTATATACAAACACTTTGGCATATACAGTGGAGAACAAACGGTTATCCATTATGCCGACAAATCCGGAGACTGGGAATGTAACGGCATTGACAAAGACGAGTATTGA
- a CDS encoding zinc ribbon domain-containing protein has product MHKLTNNIMGQGLSGDRQSVFHCTACGHGFIATAKATGIFSPLGGTPKCPKCGSRKTIEIAMH; this is encoded by the coding sequence ATGCACAAGCTTACAAACAATATTATGGGACAGGGACTTTCCGGCGACCGGCAATCCGTGTTTCATTGCACTGCCTGCGGGCATGGCTTTATTGCAACCGCAAAAGCCACGGGAATTTTCTCCCCTCTTGGCGGAACACCCAAATGCCCGAAATGCGGTAGCCGCAAAACAATTGAAATAGCAATGCATTAA